The Streptomyces cynarae genome contains a region encoding:
- the ku gene encoding non-homologous end joining protein Ku: MRSIWNGSISFGLVSIPIKLMNATENHAISFRQIHLEDGGRIRYRKFCELEDREVAQAEIGKGYEDADGSVIPITDEDLAQLPIPTTKTIEIVAFVPEDLIDPLQMDTAYYLCANGTPAAKPYTLLREALGRTGKVAIAKFALRGRERLGMLRAVGDVLAMHALLWPDEIRAPEGVAPEGNITVRDKELDLADALMDTLGEVDLDELHDEYREAVEDLIAAKAEGKEPPTAPAPEGGKVLDLMAALEKSVRVAKEARGAGEQGAQQRAEVTRLPQRKAARAEPKETGGKKRAPATKKTAAKPGTTANRTAAKQTTAKQTATEQTTTEQSATKKTAAKKTAAKKTPAKKTAAKKATAKGA, encoded by the coding sequence GTGCGATCCATCTGGAACGGCTCCATCTCGTTCGGCCTGGTGAGCATCCCCATCAAGCTGATGAACGCCACCGAGAACCACGCGATCTCCTTCCGTCAGATCCATCTGGAGGACGGCGGCCGGATCCGGTACCGCAAGTTCTGCGAGCTGGAGGACCGCGAGGTGGCTCAGGCGGAGATCGGCAAGGGGTACGAGGACGCGGACGGCTCGGTCATCCCGATCACGGACGAGGACCTCGCGCAGCTGCCCATCCCGACCACCAAGACGATCGAGATCGTGGCGTTCGTCCCGGAGGACCTGATCGACCCGCTCCAGATGGACACGGCGTACTACCTGTGCGCGAACGGCACCCCGGCAGCCAAGCCCTACACGCTGCTGCGGGAGGCGCTCGGGCGCACGGGGAAGGTGGCGATCGCGAAGTTCGCCCTGCGGGGCCGGGAACGGCTCGGGATGCTGCGCGCGGTCGGCGACGTCCTCGCCATGCACGCCCTGCTGTGGCCCGATGAGATCCGCGCACCGGAGGGCGTGGCACCGGAGGGGAACATCACGGTCCGGGACAAGGAACTGGACCTGGCGGACGCCCTGATGGACACGCTGGGGGAGGTGGACCTGGACGAGCTGCACGACGAGTACCGCGAGGCGGTGGAGGACCTGATCGCGGCGAAGGCGGAGGGCAAGGAACCGCCGACGGCGCCGGCGCCCGAGGGCGGCAAGGTGCTCGACCTGATGGCGGCGCTGGAGAAGAGCGTGCGGGTGGCCAAGGAGGCGCGGGGCGCGGGCGAGCAGGGGGCGCAGCAGAGGGCCGAGGTCACACGGTTGCCGCAGCGGAAGGCGGCGCGTGCGGAGCCGAAGGAGACCGGCGGGAAGAAGAGGGCGCCGGCGACGAAGAAGACGGCGGCGAAGCCGGGGACCACGGCGAACAGGACGGCGGCCAAGCAGACCACGGCCAAGCAGACCGCGACCGAGCAGACCACGACCGAGCAAAGCGCGACCAAGAAGACGGCAGCCAAGAAGACTGCGGCGAAGAAGACGCCGGCGAAGAAGACAGCGGCGAAGAAGGCGACCGCGAAGGGGGCTTAG
- a CDS encoding beta-ketoacyl-[acyl-carrier-protein] synthase family protein, whose protein sequence is MPQSAEQDEARGHLVGHDPSAHRPPLGATPRRVLVTGLGAVTPLGVGVAELWQGLLDGRCGVTELTGDDFAGLPVRTAGTVPADPAALLPRPRARRMNRAAQFGVLAAREAWRDAGFDLAGAVDSGLEPERVGVSVGSILGDASVLVGGDRVLRERGPRAVSPLTTPMTVASQAASQISIDLGITGEARTVTSACASGTEAIGQAIDRIRYGHVDVAVAGGAEAVVTPAIMASFAAMRALSQHAVGDVSPSRPFAKDRDGFVNGEGAGFLLLEAEEHARARGARVYCEAAGWGLSADAHHMAAPDPSGAGIVLALRRALRDAGARAADVVHVNAHATATPDGDLAEGIALREVLGDAVPVTALKGHLGHLQGAAGGVEALATVLTLYHGLIPPTIGATAHHPQDSQDPEIPLDVVRGRPRPLPSRGDLALSNSFGFGGHNAVLALRRVR, encoded by the coding sequence TTGCCTCAGTCGGCCGAACAGGACGAGGCCCGCGGCCATCTCGTAGGCCACGACCCGAGCGCCCACCGGCCGCCCCTCGGTGCAACGCCGCGGCGGGTCCTCGTCACCGGGCTGGGAGCCGTCACCCCACTCGGTGTCGGCGTGGCCGAGTTGTGGCAGGGGCTTCTGGACGGACGGTGCGGGGTAACCGAGTTGACGGGTGACGACTTCGCCGGGTTGCCCGTCCGCACGGCCGGGACCGTGCCCGCCGATCCCGCCGCGCTGCTGCCCCGGCCGCGGGCGCGGCGGATGAACCGGGCCGCGCAGTTCGGGGTGCTGGCGGCACGGGAGGCCTGGCGGGATGCCGGGTTCGACCTGGCGGGCGCGGTGGACAGCGGGCTCGAACCCGAGCGCGTCGGCGTGTCCGTGGGGTCCATCCTCGGTGACGCTTCCGTGCTGGTCGGCGGTGACCGGGTGCTGCGGGAGAGGGGGCCTCGCGCGGTCTCGCCCCTCACCACCCCCATGACCGTTGCCTCCCAGGCCGCCTCCCAGATATCGATCGACCTGGGGATCACCGGAGAGGCGCGCACCGTGACGAGTGCCTGCGCTTCGGGGACCGAGGCGATCGGGCAGGCGATCGACCGGATCAGGTACGGGCACGTGGACGTGGCCGTGGCAGGCGGTGCGGAGGCGGTGGTGACGCCGGCGATCATGGCGTCTTTCGCCGCGATGCGGGCCTTGTCCCAGCACGCGGTGGGGGACGTCTCGCCCTCCCGGCCCTTCGCCAAGGACCGCGACGGGTTCGTGAACGGCGAGGGCGCCGGATTCCTGTTGCTGGAGGCGGAGGAGCACGCACGGGCGCGCGGGGCGCGTGTCTACTGCGAGGCCGCCGGGTGGGGCTTGTCCGCCGACGCGCACCACATGGCGGCGCCGGATCCGTCGGGCGCCGGGATCGTGCTCGCGCTGCGGCGGGCGCTGCGGGACGCGGGTGCCCGCGCTGCGGACGTCGTCCATGTGAACGCACACGCCACCGCCACGCCCGACGGCGACCTCGCGGAGGGCATCGCGCTACGGGAGGTGCTGGGCGACGCCGTGCCGGTCACGGCGCTCAAGGGTCACCTGGGGCATCTACAGGGCGCGGCGGGCGGTGTGGAGGCCCTGGCCACGGTGCTGACCCTGTACCACGGGCTCATCCCTCCGACGATCGGGGCCACCGCCCACCATCCCCAGGACTCCCAGGACCCGGAGATTCCGCTGGACGTGGTCCGCGGCCGCCCCCGCCCGCTCCCCTCACGCGGCGACCTGGCCCTGAGCAACTCCTTCGGCTTCGGCGGCCACAACGCCGTACTGGCGCTGCGGCGGGTGCGCTAG
- a CDS encoding SLATT domain-containing protein encodes MRRRRPNTSSWLEAPDPVLALAREELAFYEEVRDSARKWYRVTELGALATSSSTVVAAGLHAPAWLTALIAGGALFFTGFRQVFGHGPRYVLAAQSRESLRRAVNRYQLLPESDRDTRARQELLAAVEQVGDEELRQWVQQRQGTALDGNGSDSGSPTLP; translated from the coding sequence ATGCGCCGACGTAGACCGAACACCAGCTCGTGGCTCGAAGCCCCGGACCCGGTGCTCGCACTCGCCCGGGAGGAGCTGGCCTTCTACGAGGAGGTGCGCGACTCGGCCCGCAAGTGGTACCGCGTCACCGAGCTGGGGGCCCTGGCCACTTCCTCGTCCACGGTGGTGGCGGCGGGGCTCCATGCTCCCGCCTGGCTCACCGCTCTCATCGCGGGCGGCGCCCTGTTCTTCACCGGGTTCCGGCAGGTGTTCGGGCACGGCCCCCGCTATGTCCTGGCGGCACAGTCCCGCGAGTCCCTGCGACGAGCCGTCAACCGCTACCAGTTGCTCCCTGAGTCCGACCGGGACACGCGAGCGCGACAGGAGCTGCTGGCCGCCGTGGAGCAGGTGGGCGATGAGGAACTGCGGCAGTGGGTCCAGCAGCGGCAAGGGACGGCCTTGGACGGCAACGGCTCGGACAGCGGCTCGCCGACGCTTCCCTGA
- a CDS encoding protein-tyrosine phosphatase family protein has translation MRTRRKQPDVPAPESPWSEIVPGLWMGGHEFRGLSGEREFAVVRDEFDLVLTLLRLPGHGPDDGVEHHVWPIPDGPLDGTQLAGVMRLAQAADDALEDGRRVLVRCYHGYNRSGLVVAHALVRAGHTAEEAIRMIRARRGPWALHNELFVEYLRAGLDTARLLEELAE, from the coding sequence TTGCGGACCCGCAGAAAGCAACCCGATGTTCCGGCTCCCGAGAGCCCGTGGAGCGAGATCGTGCCCGGTCTGTGGATGGGCGGCCACGAGTTCAGGGGGCTCTCCGGGGAGCGGGAGTTCGCCGTCGTACGGGATGAGTTCGATCTGGTGCTGACCTTGTTGCGGCTGCCCGGGCACGGGCCTGACGACGGGGTCGAGCACCATGTGTGGCCGATCCCGGACGGCCCGCTGGACGGGACGCAGCTCGCGGGTGTGATGCGGCTGGCGCAGGCCGCCGACGACGCGCTGGAGGACGGGCGCCGGGTGCTCGTGCGGTGCTACCACGGGTACAACCGTTCGGGGCTGGTCGTCGCGCATGCCCTGGTGCGGGCCGGGCACACCGCCGAGGAGGCGATCCGCATGATCCGCGCCCGACGCGGGCCCTGGGCGCTGCACAACGAGCTGTTCGTGGAGTACCTGCGGGCGGGCCTGGACACCGCCCGCCTCCTGGAGGAACTCGCGGAGTAA
- a CDS encoding nuclease-related domain-containing protein has protein sequence MDGLRVVPTWRHGQERLYVCGTDGRNIAWYDRETGRVNLLSEDLREDVLDALGPFVTGPVTIGPPPVPTPAELARLSLHPDDDLAPNRPGEALLIALDRDPAPTHRLRPDPRRRALEAEQAVGDALDGLEGAGWRTLHSVPLPGGDRIHHLAIGPGGLFAVCSLYARRQRVLVADPMVTVGRQEARPLLRQVSADADRASYALTAEVHPVLIVTEPGRLEITAPLRKIRVLKDTDVPALARLGGMLKPADVEALHAMARDRHTWSRV, from the coding sequence ATGGACGGACTGCGCGTCGTACCGACCTGGCGGCACGGACAGGAACGCCTGTACGTGTGCGGCACCGACGGGCGGAACATCGCCTGGTACGACCGGGAGACCGGCCGGGTCAACCTGCTGAGCGAGGACCTGCGTGAGGACGTGCTCGATGCGCTCGGCCCGTTCGTGACGGGCCCGGTGACGATCGGGCCGCCCCCCGTGCCCACCCCCGCCGAACTGGCCCGGCTCTCCCTCCACCCGGACGACGACCTGGCGCCGAACCGACCCGGTGAGGCCCTGCTGATCGCCCTCGACCGCGACCCGGCCCCCACCCACCGGCTGCGCCCGGACCCACGGCGCCGGGCGCTCGAGGCCGAGCAGGCGGTCGGTGACGCGCTGGACGGGCTGGAGGGCGCGGGCTGGCGAACCCTGCACTCGGTGCCGCTGCCCGGTGGCGACCGCATCCACCACCTGGCGATCGGCCCCGGCGGCCTGTTCGCGGTGTGCTCCCTCTACGCCCGCAGGCAGCGGGTCCTCGTCGCCGACCCGATGGTGACGGTGGGCCGTCAGGAGGCGCGGCCGCTGCTGCGCCAGGTGAGCGCCGACGCGGACCGGGCGTCGTACGCGCTGACGGCCGAGGTCCACCCGGTCCTGATCGTCACCGAGCCCGGCCGCCTGGAGATCACGGCGCCGCTGCGCAAGATCCGCGTCCTGAAGGACACGGACGTGCCCGCCCTGGCCCGCTTGGGCGGCATGCTGAAGCCCGCGGACGTGGAGGCGCTGCACGCGATGGCACGGGACAGGCACACGTGGTCCCGGGTGTGA
- the ligD gene encoding non-homologous end-joining DNA ligase translates to MTPITEVEGRRLALSNLEKVLHPATGFTKGELLHYYATTAGALLPHLRDRPLSFLRYPDGPDGQLFFAKNVPPGTPDWVTTAEVPRTEGAARMVLIQDLASLMWAANLVTEFHTPQWRIDTPDIADRLVFDFDPGAPATIVECCEVALWLRERLAADGIEAYAKTSGSKGLHLLATVAPTPSERTAEYARQLAVEAEKAMPRLVVHRMTRSLRPGKVFVDWSQNAARKTTATPYTLRARAEPTVSAPVTWEEVGDCASPGSLVFRAPDVAPRLQAYGDLMAALCDSDQAVPLP, encoded by the coding sequence ATGACGCCGATCACAGAGGTGGAGGGCCGCCGGCTGGCGCTCAGCAACCTGGAGAAGGTGCTCCATCCCGCGACCGGCTTCACCAAGGGCGAGCTGCTGCACTATTACGCGACCACCGCCGGCGCCCTGCTGCCCCACCTCCGCGACCGCCCGCTGTCCTTCCTGCGCTATCCGGACGGGCCGGACGGACAGCTGTTCTTCGCCAAGAACGTGCCGCCGGGTACGCCCGACTGGGTCACCACGGCCGAGGTGCCGCGTACGGAGGGTGCGGCCCGCATGGTGCTGATCCAGGATTTGGCAAGCCTCATGTGGGCGGCGAACCTCGTCACCGAGTTCCACACCCCGCAGTGGCGCATCGACACGCCCGACATCGCTGACCGGCTGGTCTTCGACTTCGACCCGGGAGCGCCGGCCACGATCGTCGAGTGCTGCGAGGTCGCCCTGTGGCTGCGGGAGCGGCTGGCGGCGGACGGGATCGAGGCGTACGCGAAGACGTCCGGCTCCAAGGGGTTGCATCTGCTCGCCACCGTCGCACCGACGCCTTCAGAGCGGACGGCGGAATACGCCCGGCAGCTCGCCGTGGAGGCGGAGAAGGCGATGCCCCGCCTGGTCGTCCACCGTATGACCCGCAGTCTGCGGCCCGGAAAGGTCTTCGTGGACTGGAGCCAGAACGCGGCGCGCAAGACCACCGCCACGCCGTACACACTGCGCGCCCGGGCGGAGCCCACCGTGTCGGCGCCGGTCACGTGGGAGGAGGTGGGGGACTGTGCCTCGCCCGGCAGTCTCGTCTTCCGCGCCCCGGACGTCGCTCCCCGGTTGCAGGCGTACGGGGACCTCATGGCCGCGCTCTGCGATTCCGATCAAGCGGTTCCGCTGCCGTGA
- a CDS encoding NAD(P)/FAD-dependent oxidoreductase, which translates to MRDGDVVVIGGGYAGVRLAKRLDALARVTLVDRKEVFFHRIASLRAGVRPEWTATPFIPYDRLLRNGRVVVGKAVRIDTAERHVVLATGERLPYDVLVIATGADYPEPARFTGTTTEEAAKSFAGHQQHVAAAEHVLVVGGGPSGVELSAEIRLARPDARVTLAHAGPELLHSTGSTRAGRKARAWLESHDVEVRLDSFMAPGNAFGTYRDAHGDVVDADLSFWATGTTPNTLWLRLAGHGDWLNGAGHVKVDRTLRVEGWTDVFAVGDVNDVSELKITPAALAQADIAAHNIRVHLQSSGRHRKEPRFYRPIRRTPLIVPFGPAAGVTVMPVPGGETAVLGSRTSALAKAKTLLTPYMRRQLGYTAA; encoded by the coding sequence GTGCGCGACGGCGATGTAGTGGTGATCGGCGGCGGCTATGCGGGCGTCCGCCTGGCGAAACGGCTGGACGCCCTGGCGCGGGTCACGCTGGTGGACCGCAAGGAGGTCTTCTTCCACCGCATCGCCTCCCTGCGCGCCGGCGTACGCCCGGAGTGGACGGCCACTCCTTTCATTCCGTACGACCGGCTGCTGCGCAACGGCCGTGTCGTCGTCGGCAAGGCGGTCCGCATCGACACCGCCGAACGGCACGTGGTGCTGGCCACCGGCGAAAGACTGCCGTACGACGTGCTGGTGATCGCCACCGGCGCCGACTACCCCGAACCGGCCCGCTTCACCGGCACCACCACCGAGGAGGCGGCCAAGTCGTTCGCCGGACACCAGCAACACGTGGCCGCCGCCGAACACGTCCTGGTCGTCGGCGGCGGGCCGTCCGGCGTGGAGCTCAGCGCCGAGATTCGCCTGGCCCGGCCGGACGCCCGGGTGACGCTCGCCCACGCCGGGCCGGAACTGCTCCACTCCACGGGCAGCACGCGGGCCGGCCGCAAGGCTCGCGCCTGGCTGGAGTCCCACGACGTGGAGGTGCGGCTCGACTCCTTCATGGCCCCCGGCAACGCCTTCGGCACCTATCGCGACGCTCATGGCGACGTCGTCGACGCCGACCTCTCCTTCTGGGCGACCGGGACCACCCCCAACACGCTCTGGCTGCGGCTGGCGGGCCACGGCGACTGGCTCAACGGTGCCGGCCATGTGAAGGTCGACCGGACGCTCCGGGTCGAGGGGTGGACGGACGTGTTCGCGGTCGGCGACGTGAACGACGTCAGCGAGCTCAAGATAACCCCTGCCGCACTCGCGCAGGCGGACATCGCCGCCCACAACATCCGCGTGCATCTCCAGAGTTCCGGCAGGCACCGCAAGGAGCCCCGCTTCTACCGGCCGATCCGCCGCACCCCGCTCATCGTGCCGTTCGGCCCGGCCGCCGGAGTGACCGTGATGCCCGTGCCGGGCGGCGAAACCGCCGTCCTCGGCAGCCGCACCAGCGCCCTGGCCAAGGCGAAGACCCTCCTGACCCCGTACATGAGGCGCCAGCTCGGCTACACCG